Proteins encoded within one genomic window of Jiangella mangrovi:
- the ilvC gene encoding ketol-acid reductoisomerase translates to MAEMYYDDDADLSVIQGRVVAVIGYGSQGHAHALSLRDSGVDVRVGLQEGSKSRAKAEAEGLRVVTPAEAAAEADLIMILAPDHVQRHIYANDIEPNLQEGDALFFGHGFNIRFGYIKPPATVDVAMVAPKGPGHLVRREFADGRGVPVLVAVEQDASGSAWALALAYAKGIGGLRAGGIRTTFAEETETDLFGEQTVLCGGVSRLVQSGFEVMTEAGYQPEVAYFEVLHELKLIVDLMYEGGIAKQRWSVSDTAEYGDYTTGPKVIDASVKERMKDALTAIQDGSWAAGFIADQDAGAPDFKRLRAEGEAHPIEATGRELRKLMSWVKTSDDDYTEGTAAR, encoded by the coding sequence GTGGCAGAGATGTACTACGACGACGACGCCGACCTCTCGGTCATCCAGGGGCGGGTCGTCGCCGTCATCGGCTATGGAAGCCAGGGCCACGCGCACGCGCTGAGCCTGCGCGACTCCGGCGTGGACGTCCGCGTCGGCCTGCAGGAGGGCTCGAAGAGCCGCGCCAAGGCCGAGGCCGAGGGGCTGCGCGTCGTGACGCCGGCCGAGGCGGCCGCCGAGGCCGACCTCATCATGATCCTGGCGCCGGACCACGTGCAGCGGCACATCTACGCCAACGACATCGAGCCGAACCTGCAGGAGGGCGACGCGCTCTTCTTCGGCCACGGCTTCAACATCCGGTTCGGCTACATCAAGCCGCCGGCCACCGTCGACGTCGCCATGGTCGCGCCGAAGGGCCCGGGTCACCTGGTCCGGCGCGAGTTCGCCGACGGCCGCGGCGTGCCGGTGCTGGTCGCCGTCGAGCAGGACGCGTCGGGCTCGGCGTGGGCGCTCGCGCTCGCGTACGCCAAGGGCATCGGCGGCCTGCGCGCGGGCGGCATCAGGACGACGTTCGCCGAAGAGACCGAGACCGACCTGTTCGGTGAGCAGACGGTGCTCTGCGGCGGCGTGTCGCGGCTGGTCCAGAGCGGCTTCGAGGTCATGACCGAGGCCGGCTACCAGCCCGAGGTCGCCTACTTCGAGGTGCTGCACGAGCTCAAGCTCATCGTCGACCTCATGTACGAGGGCGGCATCGCCAAGCAGCGCTGGTCGGTGTCGGACACGGCGGAGTACGGCGACTACACCACCGGCCCGAAGGTCATCGACGCCTCGGTCAAGGAGCGCATGAAGGACGCCCTGACGGCGATCCAGGACGGCTCGTGGGCGGCCGGCTTCATCGCCGACCAGGACGCCGGCGCGCCGGACTTCAAGCGGCTGCGCGCCGAGGGCGAGGCGCACCCCATCGAGGCCACCGGCCGCGAGCTGCGCAAGCTGATGAGCTGGGTCAAGACCAGCGACGACGACTACACCGAGGGCACGGCGGCGCGCTGA
- a CDS encoding slipin family protein gives MGALLAILIILAIVAVVVYGASARIVRQFERGVVFRFGKVHGPPREAGFAWIAPFVDQMHKVNMQIVTLPIPAQDGITRDNVTVRVDAVVYFRVHDPVEAVVEVQDYEFAVSQVAQTSLRSIIGKSELDDLLSNREALNQGLALMIDSPAVGWGIEIDRVEIKDVALPESMKRSMSRQAEAERERRSRIITADGELQASHKLASAASAMSATPAALQLRLLQTIVEVAAEKNSTVVLPFPVELLRFLEHATEKPSAEKPADKPADQPVPAPEEPAAVEKRAEMPAVPPPPQQPNGLGASAVEGAPRLVPGSGGEPGGGGLR, from the coding sequence ATGGGTGCGCTACTCGCGATCCTCATCATCCTCGCGATCGTCGCCGTCGTCGTGTACGGAGCGAGCGCCCGGATCGTCCGACAGTTCGAGCGGGGCGTCGTGTTCCGGTTCGGCAAGGTGCACGGGCCACCGCGCGAGGCGGGGTTCGCGTGGATCGCACCGTTCGTCGACCAGATGCACAAGGTGAACATGCAGATCGTCACGCTGCCGATTCCGGCGCAGGACGGCATCACCCGCGACAACGTCACGGTGCGGGTCGACGCCGTCGTGTACTTCCGGGTGCACGACCCGGTCGAGGCCGTCGTCGAGGTGCAGGACTACGAGTTCGCCGTGTCGCAGGTCGCACAGACGTCGTTGCGCTCGATCATCGGCAAGAGCGAGCTCGACGACCTGCTGTCCAACCGTGAGGCGTTGAACCAGGGCCTGGCCCTCATGATCGACAGCCCGGCCGTGGGCTGGGGCATCGAGATCGACCGGGTCGAGATCAAGGATGTCGCGCTGCCGGAATCGATGAAGCGCTCGATGTCACGACAGGCCGAGGCGGAGCGGGAGCGTCGCTCGCGGATCATCACCGCCGACGGTGAGCTCCAGGCGTCGCACAAGCTCGCCTCGGCCGCGTCCGCCATGTCCGCCACCCCCGCCGCGCTGCAGCTGCGGTTGCTGCAGACGATCGTCGAGGTCGCCGCGGAGAAGAACTCCACCGTCGTGCTGCCGTTCCCCGTCGAGCTGCTGCGCTTCCTCGAGCACGCGACTGAGAAGCCGTCGGCCGAGAAGCCGGCGGACAAACCGGCCGACCAGCCGGTCCCCGCACCGGAAGAGCCGGCCGCGGTCGAGAAGCGGGCCGAGATGCCGGCCGTTCCACCGCCGCCACAGCAGCCCAACGGCCTGGGTGCGTCAGCGGTTGAGGGTGCTCCGCGCCTGGTCCCAGGCTCGGGCGGCGAACCCGGAGGCGGCGGCCTCCGGTGA
- a CDS encoding LysE family translocator, with protein sequence MISTTHLLAFVISSFVLIAIPGPSVLFTVGRALVLGRRGGVASAAGNSVGALTQAMAVAFGLGALVERSIVVFTIIKFAGAAYLVWLGIQAIRHRRSFSGTTASAPAGSPRRAAREAFVVGLTNPKVIIFFAAVLPQFVDPAGAHPSLQMLLLGAVFTVMAFLMDSCWALGAGTARDWFARSPGRLGTFSAVGGVAMIGLGARLAITGRSD encoded by the coding sequence ATGATCTCGACGACTCATCTGCTGGCGTTCGTCATCAGCTCGTTCGTCCTCATCGCGATCCCCGGCCCGAGCGTCCTCTTCACGGTCGGGCGGGCGCTGGTCCTGGGCCGGCGCGGCGGCGTCGCGTCGGCCGCCGGCAACTCCGTCGGCGCCCTCACCCAGGCGATGGCCGTGGCGTTCGGGCTCGGCGCGCTGGTCGAGCGGTCCATCGTCGTCTTCACGATCATCAAGTTCGCCGGCGCCGCCTACCTGGTGTGGCTCGGTATCCAGGCGATCCGGCATCGTCGCTCGTTCTCGGGCACGACGGCGTCGGCGCCGGCCGGCAGCCCGCGCCGCGCCGCGCGCGAGGCCTTCGTCGTCGGGCTCACCAACCCGAAGGTCATCATCTTCTTCGCGGCCGTCCTCCCGCAGTTCGTCGATCCCGCGGGCGCGCACCCGAGCCTGCAGATGCTGCTGCTCGGGGCCGTGTTCACCGTCATGGCGTTCCTCATGGACAGCTGCTGGGCGCTCGGCGCCGGCACCGCCCGCGACTGGTTCGCCCGCTCGCCCGGCCGGCTCGGCACCTTCAGCGCCGTCGGCGGCGTCGCGATGATCGGGCTGGGCGCCCGGCTGGCGATCACCGGCCGCTCGGACTGA
- the ilvN gene encoding acetolactate synthase small subunit has product MSKHTLSVLVENKPGVLARIAALFSRRGFNIDSLAVGPTEHPSVSRMTVVVDVEDSPLEQVTKQLNKLVNVLKIVELDTSQSVQRELVLVKVRTDNETRPHVLQTVELFRAKVVDVATDAVTIEATGSSDKLSALLKVLEPYGIRELVQSGVVAVGRGSRSITDRALRPVDRVA; this is encoded by the coding sequence ATGAGCAAGCACACGCTGTCGGTGCTGGTCGAGAACAAGCCCGGTGTGCTCGCGCGCATCGCCGCGCTGTTCTCGCGCCGCGGCTTCAACATCGACTCCCTCGCGGTCGGGCCGACGGAGCACCCGTCGGTCTCCCGCATGACGGTCGTCGTCGACGTCGAGGACTCGCCGCTCGAGCAGGTCACGAAGCAGCTGAACAAGCTGGTCAACGTCCTGAAGATCGTCGAGCTCGACACGAGCCAGTCGGTCCAGCGCGAGCTGGTGCTGGTCAAGGTGCGCACGGACAACGAGACCCGGCCGCACGTGCTGCAGACGGTCGAGCTGTTCCGCGCCAAGGTCGTCGACGTGGCGACCGACGCGGTGACCATCGAGGCGACCGGCTCGTCGGACAAGCTGAGCGCGCTGCTCAAGGTGCTGGAACCGTACGGCATCCGCGAGCTCGTGCAGTCCGGTGTGGTGGCGGTGGGCCGCGGATCGCGGTCCATCACCGACCGCGCGCTGCGGCCCGTCGACCGCGTCGCATAA
- a CDS encoding ABC transporter ATP-binding protein, with amino-acid sequence MLITLLRTYLRPYRRWLGAVVALQFVGTLASLYLPSLNADIIDNGIARGDTGYIMRTGGWMLAATVLQITCTVGAVYFGAKTAMAFGRDVRAGVFHRVGEFSAREVGRFGAPSLITRNTNDVQQVQMLVLMSCTLLVMAPIMAVGGVIMALREDVELAWLLLVCVPALVVGIALIARRMVPGFRLMQERIDGVNRVMREQITGIRVVRAFVRERFEQGRFAVANTALTETALHVGRLQALVFPWVMLVMNVSSVAVLWFGADRIDQGHMEIGALTAFLTYLIQILMAVMMATFMLVMIPRAAVCAERIGEVLDTDSSVVPPEAPVTTLPRRMSLELRGAGFAYPGADEPVLRDVSFTVEPGTTTAVVGSTGSGKTTLVNLVPRLIDATAGQVRVAGVDVRDLDPDVLRSRIGLVPQKAYLFSGTVASNLRYGNPEATDEELWEALEIAQADDFVREMPEGLDAPIAQGGTNVSGGQRQRLAIARALVRKPDLYLFDDSFSALDLATDARLRAALRPHTTDAAVVIVAQRISTVIDADQIVVLDDGAVVGLGSHAELIESCPTYTEIVESQLTAEEAA; translated from the coding sequence ATGCTCATCACCCTGCTGCGGACCTACCTGCGTCCGTACCGCCGGTGGCTCGGCGCCGTGGTCGCGCTGCAGTTCGTCGGCACCCTGGCCTCGCTCTACCTGCCCAGCCTGAACGCGGACATCATCGACAACGGCATCGCCCGCGGCGACACCGGCTACATCATGCGCACCGGCGGCTGGATGCTCGCGGCGACGGTGTTGCAGATCACCTGTACCGTCGGCGCCGTCTATTTCGGCGCGAAGACGGCCATGGCGTTCGGCCGCGACGTCCGCGCCGGCGTCTTCCACCGGGTCGGCGAGTTCTCCGCGCGCGAGGTCGGCCGGTTCGGGGCGCCGTCGCTGATCACCCGCAACACCAACGACGTCCAGCAGGTCCAGATGCTGGTGCTGATGTCGTGCACGCTGCTGGTCATGGCGCCGATCATGGCGGTCGGCGGCGTCATCATGGCGTTGCGCGAGGACGTCGAGCTGGCCTGGCTGCTGCTGGTCTGCGTGCCGGCGCTCGTCGTCGGCATCGCGTTGATCGCCCGCCGCATGGTGCCGGGCTTCCGGCTCATGCAGGAGCGCATCGACGGCGTCAACCGGGTCATGCGCGAGCAGATCACCGGCATCCGGGTGGTCCGGGCGTTCGTCCGCGAGCGGTTCGAGCAGGGCCGGTTCGCCGTCGCCAACACCGCGCTCACCGAGACCGCGCTGCACGTCGGCCGGCTGCAGGCGCTGGTGTTCCCGTGGGTGATGCTGGTGATGAACGTGTCCAGCGTGGCCGTGCTCTGGTTCGGCGCGGACCGCATCGACCAGGGGCACATGGAGATCGGCGCGCTGACGGCGTTCCTCACCTACCTCATCCAGATCCTCATGGCGGTCATGATGGCCACGTTCATGCTGGTCATGATCCCGCGGGCGGCGGTGTGCGCGGAGCGGATCGGCGAGGTCCTCGACACCGACTCCTCCGTCGTCCCGCCCGAAGCGCCGGTGACGACGCTGCCGCGGCGGATGTCGCTGGAGCTGCGCGGCGCGGGGTTCGCCTATCCGGGCGCCGACGAGCCGGTGCTGCGCGACGTGAGCTTCACCGTCGAGCCGGGCACCACGACCGCTGTCGTCGGCAGCACCGGGTCCGGCAAGACCACGCTGGTCAACCTCGTGCCGCGGCTCATCGACGCGACGGCGGGCCAGGTGCGCGTCGCCGGGGTCGACGTCCGCGACCTCGATCCCGACGTGCTGCGATCACGCATCGGCCTGGTGCCGCAGAAGGCGTACCTGTTCTCGGGCACCGTCGCCAGCAACCTGCGCTACGGCAATCCCGAGGCCACCGACGAGGAGCTGTGGGAGGCGCTCGAGATCGCGCAGGCCGACGACTTCGTCCGCGAGATGCCCGAGGGCCTCGACGCGCCCATCGCGCAGGGCGGCACCAACGTGTCCGGAGGGCAGCGCCAGCGGCTGGCCATCGCCCGCGCACTGGTCCGCAAGCCCGACCTGTACCTGTTCGACGACTCGTTCTCCGCGCTCGACCTCGCCACCGACGCCCGGCTGAGGGCGGCGCTGCGCCCGCACACCACGGACGCCGCAGTGGTGATCGTCGCCCAGCGGATCTCCACCGTCATCGACGCCGACCAGATCGTGGTGCTCGACGACGGCGCCGTCGTCGGCCTGGGATCGCACGCCGAACTGATCGAGAGCTGCCCGACGTACACCGAGATCGTCGAGTCGCAGCTGACCGCGGAGGAGGCGGCATGA
- a CDS encoding TetR family transcriptional regulator, whose product MATETRRTRATPMSPEQRREAIIAATLPLVRQHGFAVSTRQIAEAAGIAEGTIFRVFEDKDSLLKQVLDAAVDPTDTERRLRAIGTDLPLEHRLLVAAQILHERLTSVFQLMVAIGFSRPPGDDGRTQPPRHAGIMAVITALVEPDRHRLRVSPAEVARRLRILAFAGFHPLINDHEPMPPEEVVDLLLYGVVLPPATANDPSP is encoded by the coding sequence GTGGCCACCGAGACCCGCCGCACCCGCGCAACGCCCATGTCGCCCGAGCAGCGACGCGAGGCGATCATCGCGGCCACCCTGCCGCTGGTGCGCCAGCACGGGTTCGCGGTCAGCACGCGGCAGATCGCCGAGGCGGCGGGCATCGCCGAGGGCACCATCTTCCGGGTCTTCGAGGACAAGGACTCCCTGCTGAAGCAGGTGCTCGACGCGGCCGTCGACCCCACCGACACCGAGCGGCGGCTGCGGGCCATCGGCACCGACCTGCCGCTCGAGCACCGGCTGCTCGTCGCCGCGCAGATCCTGCACGAGCGGCTGACCAGCGTCTTCCAGCTCATGGTCGCCATCGGGTTCAGCCGGCCGCCGGGCGACGACGGGCGGACGCAGCCGCCGCGGCACGCGGGCATCATGGCCGTCATCACCGCGCTGGTCGAGCCCGACCGACACCGGCTGCGCGTCTCGCCGGCCGAAGTGGCGCGGCGGCTGCGCATCCTGGCGTTCGCCGGCTTCCACCCGCTCATCAACGACCACGAGCCCATGCCGCCCGAAGAGGTCGTCGACCTCCTGCTGTACGGCGTCGTCCTCCCGCCGGCGACCGCCAACGATCCGTCACCCTGA
- a CDS encoding acetolactate synthase large subunit, which produces MLHGTAPDAHTTTQQKGPAMPQGQPARDNGTTMTGAASLIRSLEAVGVDTVFGIPGGAILPAYDPMFDSQQIRHILVRHEQGAGHAAEGYALATGKPGVCMATSGPGATNLVTPIADAHMDSVPIVAVTGQVASAAIGTDAFQEADIRGITMPITKHNYLVTDPAEIPRTIAEAFHIATTGRPGPVLVDVAKDAMQAMTTFRWPVELDLPGYRPVTRPHAKQVREAARLMAAAKRPVLYVGGGVLRARAWQELARLAQLTGFPVVTTLTARGAFPDSHPQHLGMPGMHGGVAAVTALQKADLLIALGARFDDRVTGKLSSFAPNAAVIHADIDPAEISKNRVADVPIVGDCKEVIGELIPAIEAEFAADHRADLTGWWRQLDQWRENFPLGYTPAENGELMPQYVIERLGKLVGSDAIYVAGVGQHQMWASQYISYENPNTWLNSGGAGTMGYAVPAAMGAKAGMPDTTVWAIDGDGCFQMTNQELATCAIEGIPIKVAVINNESLGMVRQWQTLFYDGRYSNTDLGSRRIPDFAKLAEAYGCVGLRCDTAEDVDATIEKAMAVDDRPVVVDFGVHRDAMVWPMVAAGTSNDEIQIARGMAPEWDRSDD; this is translated from the coding sequence TTGTTGCACGGGACAGCTCCAGACGCACACACGACCACACAGCAGAAGGGTCCGGCCATGCCGCAGGGACAGCCAGCCAGGGACAACGGGACGACGATGACGGGCGCCGCGAGCCTCATCCGCTCGCTCGAGGCGGTTGGCGTCGACACCGTATTCGGCATTCCCGGCGGCGCCATTCTCCCTGCGTATGACCCGATGTTCGACTCCCAGCAGATCCGGCACATCCTGGTCCGCCACGAGCAGGGCGCCGGCCACGCGGCCGAGGGCTACGCGCTGGCGACGGGGAAGCCGGGCGTCTGCATGGCCACCTCGGGGCCGGGCGCCACCAACCTCGTCACGCCCATCGCCGACGCCCACATGGACTCCGTCCCGATCGTCGCCGTCACCGGGCAGGTCGCGTCGGCGGCCATCGGCACCGACGCGTTCCAAGAGGCCGACATCCGCGGCATCACGATGCCGATCACGAAGCACAACTACCTGGTGACCGACCCCGCCGAGATCCCGCGAACCATCGCCGAGGCGTTCCACATCGCGACGACGGGGCGGCCCGGGCCGGTCCTCGTCGACGTCGCCAAGGACGCCATGCAGGCGATGACGACGTTCCGCTGGCCGGTCGAGCTCGACCTCCCCGGCTACCGCCCGGTCACCCGTCCGCACGCCAAGCAGGTCCGAGAGGCGGCCCGGCTCATGGCGGCGGCGAAGCGCCCCGTCCTCTACGTCGGCGGCGGCGTGCTGCGGGCGCGGGCGTGGCAGGAGCTGGCGCGGCTGGCGCAGCTCACGGGCTTCCCCGTCGTCACCACGCTGACGGCGCGCGGCGCCTTCCCCGACAGTCACCCGCAGCACCTGGGCATGCCTGGCATGCACGGCGGTGTCGCGGCGGTGACGGCGCTGCAGAAGGCCGACCTGCTGATCGCGCTGGGCGCCCGGTTCGACGACCGCGTCACCGGCAAGCTGTCGTCGTTCGCGCCGAACGCCGCGGTCATCCACGCCGACATCGACCCCGCCGAGATCTCGAAGAACCGCGTCGCCGACGTCCCGATCGTGGGCGACTGCAAGGAGGTCATCGGCGAGCTGATCCCGGCCATCGAGGCCGAGTTCGCGGCGGACCACCGGGCCGACCTCACCGGCTGGTGGCGCCAGCTGGACCAGTGGCGCGAGAACTTCCCGCTGGGCTACACGCCGGCCGAGAACGGCGAGCTCATGCCGCAGTACGTCATCGAGCGGCTGGGCAAGCTGGTCGGCAGCGACGCCATCTACGTCGCCGGCGTCGGGCAGCACCAGATGTGGGCCTCGCAGTACATCTCCTACGAGAACCCGAACACCTGGCTGAACTCCGGTGGCGCCGGCACCATGGGCTACGCCGTCCCGGCCGCCATGGGCGCCAAGGCGGGCATGCCCGACACGACGGTGTGGGCCATCGACGGCGACGGCTGCTTCCAGATGACCAACCAAGAGCTGGCCACCTGCGCCATCGAGGGCATCCCGATCAAGGTCGCCGTCATCAACAACGAGAGCCTCGGCATGGTCCGGCAGTGGCAGACGCTGTTCTACGACGGCCGCTACTCCAACACCGACCTCGGCAGCCGCCGCATCCCCGACTTCGCCAAGCTGGCCGAGGCCTACGGCTGCGTCGGGCTGCGCTGCGACACCGCCGAGGACGTCGACGCCACCATCGAGAAGGCCATGGCCGTCGACGACCGCCCGGTCGTCGTCGACTTCGGCGTGCACCGCGACGCCATGGTCTGGCCGATGGTCGCCGCCGGCACCAGCAACGACGAGATCCAGATCGCCCGGGGCATGGCTCCGGAGTGGGACAGGAGTGACGACTGA
- a CDS encoding VOC family protein, which yields MTDMTVTPKLVVEGADAALDLYKSALGAEPGERHDGPGGSVVYAEFRIGGTVLSIKDADQYDAATTAILTLDVPDADAVWAALEQAGATVVFPLDDQSYGLRQGRLRDPFGIQWIISQQPDSATR from the coding sequence ATGACCGACATGACCGTGACCCCGAAACTCGTCGTCGAGGGGGCCGACGCGGCCCTCGACCTCTACAAGAGCGCGCTCGGCGCCGAACCCGGTGAGCGCCACGACGGGCCAGGCGGCAGCGTCGTGTACGCCGAGTTCCGCATCGGCGGCACCGTGCTGTCGATCAAGGATGCCGACCAGTACGACGCCGCCACCACCGCCATTCTCACCCTCGACGTCCCCGACGCGGACGCCGTCTGGGCCGCGCTCGAGCAGGCCGGCGCGACCGTCGTCTTCCCGCTCGACGACCAGTCGTACGGGCTGCGCCAGGGCCGGCTGCGCGACCCGTTCGGCATCCAGTGGATCATCTCGCAGCAGCCGGACTCCGCGACCCGCTGA
- a CDS encoding helix-turn-helix domain-containing protein yields MLVRRPRPELAPFVEHLWYLDEPLPPGRDRTIPTGAPQLVVNLARDRLRWYDGDDLSVCRGVDGAGMCGPVARPIGVDTADQASTAGVVFRPGGLVAFGDVPASALTDPVTSLGDLWGADGVSVRDRVLTTRTPSERLDVLESVLVSRLRGARVPAPDGAVFYAAGELSRGAAVAWVTERTGLSASTLQRRFRAAVGLSPKQFGRVRRLQRVLRTVTVPAGDGGVDWAQVAAGHGYFDQAHLIHDFRALTGLTPGRYRPRSAAEHNHVPLA; encoded by the coding sequence ATGCTGGTTCGCCGGCCGCGCCCCGAGCTCGCCCCGTTCGTCGAGCACCTCTGGTATCTCGACGAGCCGCTGCCGCCCGGCCGCGACCGCACCATACCCACCGGCGCGCCACAGCTCGTCGTCAACCTCGCTCGTGACCGGCTTCGGTGGTACGACGGCGACGACCTGTCGGTGTGCCGGGGGGTCGACGGTGCCGGCATGTGCGGGCCGGTGGCCCGGCCCATCGGCGTCGACACCGCCGACCAGGCGTCGACCGCGGGGGTGGTGTTCCGCCCGGGCGGCCTGGTCGCGTTCGGCGACGTCCCGGCGTCCGCGCTCACCGATCCGGTCACGTCCCTGGGTGACCTCTGGGGCGCCGACGGCGTCAGCGTGCGCGACCGCGTGCTCACCACGCGGACGCCTTCCGAGCGGCTCGACGTGCTGGAATCGGTGCTGGTGTCCCGACTGCGGGGCGCGCGCGTTCCGGCGCCGGACGGTGCTGTGTTCTACGCGGCCGGCGAGCTGTCCCGCGGCGCGGCCGTCGCCTGGGTGACCGAGCGGACCGGCCTGTCCGCGTCGACCCTGCAGCGCCGCTTCCGCGCCGCCGTCGGCCTGTCGCCCAAGCAGTTCGGCCGGGTCCGCCGGCTGCAGCGGGTCCTGCGGACGGTGACGGTCCCGGCCGGCGACGGCGGTGTCGACTGGGCGCAGGTCGCGGCGGGGCACGGCTACTTCGACCAGGCGCACCTCATCCACGACTTCCGTGCGCTCACCGGCCTCACCCCCGGCCGCTACCGCCCCCGCTCCGCCGCCGAGCACAACCACGTCCCGCTCGCCTGA
- a CDS encoding anthranilate synthase family protein, translating to MLTDLLDDPAPPPFALLARAGRPEVELLLGDVVDVDRLAEIPLPEGDGATLALVPYRQLAERGFECHDDGVPLRCLRVRRRVQLSRAAVLAALGGDGVDVTPGGFDVADEEYADIVGRVIRDEIGRGAGANFVIRRDYLARLSGNVAHTALRLFARLLTGEPGAYWTFAVHAGDVTMVGATPERHVSVDAGTVVMNPISGTYRVPAGGATADDLLRFLADPKETEELFMVVDEELKMMSAVCEDGGRVLGPYLKEMSHLVHTEYLLEGTTRLDVRDVLRETMFAPTVTGSPLENAARVITRYEAGGRGYYAGVAALIEHDGERLTVDAPILIRTAYLDPDGTVRVPVGATLVRHSVAGHEVAETHAKAAGVLTALGLREAAPRASRTPSPSSADRPSFAEDPAIAAALTARNRTLAPFWLRPQGPDARPALAGRTALIVDAEDRWTAMLAHLLRRLGMRADVRRWDETGAGDGFDLVVSGPGPGDPRDLADPRIARLHDVVTGRLAAGRPLLAVCLSHQVLAGALGLPVGPLPQPYQGTQRPVSLFGRETRVGFYNTFAASLPAGAEVPAGLEVAAHPSSGEVFALRGAGFASVQFHLESILSTDGVDLLAGLVTDVLSGSRSPAAAR from the coding sequence ATGCTCACCGACCTGCTCGACGATCCCGCTCCCCCGCCGTTCGCGCTGCTCGCCCGCGCGGGCCGGCCGGAGGTGGAGCTGCTGCTGGGCGACGTGGTCGACGTCGACCGGCTGGCGGAGATCCCGCTGCCGGAGGGCGACGGCGCGACGCTCGCCCTGGTCCCGTACCGGCAGCTGGCCGAGCGCGGCTTCGAGTGTCACGACGACGGCGTCCCGCTGCGGTGCCTGCGGGTGCGACGACGGGTTCAGCTGTCCCGCGCCGCCGTCCTCGCCGCGCTGGGGGGCGACGGTGTCGACGTCACCCCTGGCGGGTTCGACGTCGCCGACGAGGAGTACGCCGACATCGTCGGGCGGGTCATCCGCGACGAGATCGGCCGCGGCGCCGGGGCGAACTTCGTCATCCGCCGCGACTACCTCGCCCGTCTCAGCGGCAACGTCGCGCACACGGCGCTGCGGCTGTTCGCCCGGCTGCTCACCGGCGAACCGGGCGCCTACTGGACCTTCGCCGTGCACGCCGGCGACGTGACGATGGTCGGCGCGACCCCGGAGCGGCACGTCAGTGTCGACGCCGGCACCGTCGTCATGAACCCGATCAGCGGCACCTACCGGGTCCCCGCCGGCGGCGCGACCGCCGACGACCTGCTGCGCTTCCTCGCCGACCCGAAGGAGACCGAGGAGCTGTTCATGGTGGTCGACGAGGAGCTCAAGATGATGAGCGCCGTCTGCGAGGACGGCGGGCGCGTGCTCGGGCCGTACCTCAAGGAGATGAGCCACCTCGTCCACACCGAGTACCTGCTCGAGGGGACGACGCGGCTGGACGTGCGCGACGTGCTGCGCGAGACGATGTTCGCCCCGACGGTGACGGGGTCGCCGCTGGAGAACGCGGCGCGGGTCATCACGCGGTACGAGGCGGGCGGGCGAGGCTACTACGCCGGGGTCGCGGCCCTCATCGAGCACGACGGCGAGCGGCTCACCGTCGACGCGCCGATCCTCATCCGGACCGCCTACCTCGACCCGGACGGGACGGTGCGGGTCCCCGTCGGCGCGACGCTGGTGCGGCACTCCGTCGCCGGGCACGAGGTCGCCGAGACGCACGCCAAGGCCGCCGGGGTGCTGACGGCGCTCGGCCTGCGGGAGGCGGCGCCACGAGCGAGCCGGACGCCGTCGCCGTCGTCCGCCGATCGGCCGTCGTTCGCCGAGGACCCCGCGATCGCCGCCGCCCTGACCGCCCGCAATCGCACGCTCGCGCCGTTCTGGCTGCGGCCGCAGGGACCGGACGCGCGGCCGGCGCTGGCCGGGCGGACGGCGCTGATCGTCGACGCCGAGGACCGGTGGACGGCGATGCTGGCGCACCTGCTGCGGCGGCTCGGCATGCGCGCGGACGTCCGCCGCTGGGACGAGACGGGGGCCGGCGACGGGTTCGATCTGGTCGTCTCCGGTCCCGGGCCCGGGGACCCGCGCGACCTCGCCGACCCGCGGATCGCGCGGCTGCACGACGTCGTCACCGGGCGGCTGGCGGCGGGGCGGCCGCTGCTCGCCGTGTGCCTGAGCCACCAGGTGCTGGCCGGTGCGCTGGGCCTGCCGGTCGGCCCGCTGCCGCAGCCGTACCAGGGCACGCAGCGGCCAGTGTCGCTGTTCGGCCGCGAGACCCGGGTCGGCTTCTACAACACCTTCGCCGCGTCGCTTCCGGCCGGGGCCGAGGTGCCGGCCGGGCTCGAGGTCGCGGCCCACCCGTCGTCGGGCGAGGTGTTCGCGCTGCGCGGCGCCGGGTTCGCGTCGGTGCAGTTCCACCTCGAGTCGATCCTGTCGACGGACGGGGTCGACCTGCTGGCCGGGCTGGTGACGGACGTGCTCAGCGGGTCGCGGAGTCCGGCTGCTGCGAGATGA